The Bacillaceae bacterium IKA-2 DNA window TAATTGAATCTGTTGGACAGCCTTCAGAACCGTCTGCCATATCATCGTATAAATTTTCCGGAACCTCAGCAGTCCCTTTGTTGTCATCAAGAATTACGAACGCAATCCCGTCGTCATCATAATCATAAATGTCTGGTGCTGCTGAACCACATGCTCCACATGCGATACAAGTATCTTTGTCTACAATTGTGTACTTTGCCATAGTCAAAAACCTCCCAATTTTTTTGAAAATTAAACCCTTTTACAAAATGATATGTATATTCGATAAACTAATTACTAGTATCTAAAAACATTTTGAAAAGGAATTAAAGTTCTAAACACATTGTATAAATAAATCGCTCACTTTTCAATAGCTAAATGCAATGAGAATTGTTATCGTATCTAGGTTTTGGGAAATAATAGCTGCTTTTAATACTTTAAAAAGATAAATCTAACTCTTTAAAGTATGAATCGAGTAGGATACAACTAGGTCTAGATGAAAAGCTGTAGTTTTTTAAACTGAAATAGAGTTGATCATGTATAATAAATAAAGGCACAACTAAGATGTTCAAAAAGTTGGAAATTATTACAAGGCTTCATTTTCGTCAATAAATTACCATTAATCAAAGATTTTTACAAGTCAGGAGTGGATCCCTTGAATTTTTTAGGTGTGATTTTTCTTTATTTAGTAAAAAAAATGAATGGAAGTCGTACCGTATTTGGTGCCTATCACATTCTCAAAGGAAAAAAATCTGCTCAAACCCTTCAGGATTGTCGCCTTTTTTATGTTTCTCAGTTATTTGGTGTTTATACCAATTTAAATAGAAAAACATTTCTGCAAATGGTCGAAATGTTAGCTGCTAAAAACTATATAAGCTGCTGTAATGAAAATTATGTTTCAATTACCGAAGCAGGTGAAGCAATCCTAACTAGCCAACTTTATTCTCAACCTATTCCAACTCATCTAAATGGATTTGCTTATAAAGATCTAACTGTTGTTTTTTGGAAGAGATTATCCTTATTAACTCAATCTATCTCATTTTTAAAAAAGCGTAAAAATCATTTTGTGCCTATTATTAAAGATGGTCGTACGCAGCAGTGGGTGAAAGAAAAACTTACCAACAAGTTTACCTGTATTGATGATCTAGCTAGAAATCTACATAGAGAATTAGCGATGATTTTAGAAGAATTTCCAGAAAGAGATTCGCTTTTGTTTGTTTTAAGATTAAGTGGGAGACACCGTCTAGGTCTAACGATTGATCAAATATCAGACT harbors:
- a CDS encoding ferredoxin → MAKYTIVDKDTCIACGACGSAAPDIYDYDDDGIAFVILDDNKGTAEVPENLYDDMADGSEGCPTDSIKIADEPFDGDALKFD
- a CDS encoding helix-turn-helix domain-containing protein produces the protein MNFLGVIFLYLVKKMNGSRTVFGAYHILKGKKSAQTLQDCRLFYVSQLFGVYTNLNRKTFLQMVEMLAAKNYISCCNENYVSITEAGEAILTSQLYSQPIPTHLNGFAYKDLTVVFWKRLSLLTQSISFLKKRKNHFVPIIKDGRTQQWVKEKLTNKFTCIDDLARNLHRELAMILEEFPERDSLLFVLRLSGRHRLGLTIDQISDYFKYEANYARIQFIGVIHGILEKVIKDKQAYPTLSSLIKDKATISPLTETAQKTLALLKQNLLIEQIIEVRKLKRTTVEDHLVEIAMNVPDFSIEHLVAKDKQDMIYTVIQKLQTRKLRIIKEGLCATTTYFEIRLTIAKRGFENEFR